The nucleotide window TCTTCACCTAAAGACTGAAGCGTATCATAATGCTGGGTTACAACAATAAGAGCAGATGCCTCCTGCGAGTTAATACCAACTCTGTTTAAAACCTCTACAGATTCTTCCAAACCACGAGCAATCTCACGTCTTTGGTCTGCAATACCTTGACCTTGTAAACGCTTACTTTCAGCTTCAGCCTTAGCTTTCTCAACAATTAAAATACGTTGTGCATCACCTTCAAACTGTGCGGCGATTTTTTCACGTTCAGATGCATTAATACGGTTCATAGCAGCTTTTACTTGAGCATCAGGATCAATATCTGTTACAAGGGTTTTTATAATATCAAAACCGTAATCTAACATCGCGTCATTCAATTCAGCTTTAACCGCCAACGCAATGTCATCCTTCTTAACAAAAACATCATCGAGTTTCATTTTTGGAACTTCCGCGCGCACCACATCAAAGACGTAAGATGTAATTTGTTCATGTGGATAGTCTAATTTATAAAAAGCATCATAAACTTTCTGCGTTAAAACCCTATATTGAACAGAGACCTTTAAACGCACAAAAACGTCGTCTAAAGTTTTAGTTTCTATAATAACATCTAATTGTTGAATTTTTAAACTCAAACGGCCAGCAATACGATCTACCAAAGGAATTTTTAATCTTAAACCCGATTGCGCTATATACTGAAAACGACCAAAGCGTTCTACAATGGCTGCAGTTTGTTGCTTGACAATAAAAAAAGAAGAAATTAAAATAACGAGTCCAAAAAAAACAATTGGTATTAAGTAAATAGGAAAATTCATAGCGATTTTGTTAAATAACGGTTATAAATATGTTTGTACTAAATTAAGCTATATTTGTTTCGAATTGATAAGTAAATCATGAAAAAACAAAGAGATACCTTATTAGTAGTTATTTGTATGGCTTTTGTTACACTTTGCATTGCTCAACATAAGCGTTATGCCATAAAAAATGGAATAGGTCTGCAAGGTGGTGTAACACAGTTTGATATTATCACAGATAATTTTGTGACTAAAAAGAACACCGGATTTATAGGTGGCTTATCTGCTTCTGTAGATATTCCTCAAAAATGGTATAATGTAAGCTATAACATTGCGCTTTCTCAAAATCATATGGATATTGCTGCATTTTCATTAGTTAATCCAACAGAAGAATTTGTAGAATACAAGTTGCTCACGGCTCAATTATCATTTTTATTTCATGCTAAATTAATAGGAAGTAACCTAACCTTAGATTTAGGGCCAATGCTACAATACAACGGAGATTTAGAACTTAAAGACAGCTCCAAAGAAGGTTATATAATATCTAATTACGATACCCTTTTAACCGAAGATATTTCTAAAATTTCAAACTTCAACGTAAATGGAGCAGTGGGTTTGTCTGCTGGTTTTGGTGCGTTTAGACTAAGAGCGCAATACATTTATGGTTTTACTAATATTTTAGGAAAATTAAATGATGAAGACCTTAACGTTGGTACAAGTGATAACAAATTTAAAGGCAACCAGTCTATGATTGCCTTTACTGCTATTATTACGTTTTAGTAATTGTTTGTCATTGCGAATCACGTCAAAAGCGTGATTTGGCAATCTCAAAATAAAAAGATTACCACGTCATTCGCGCCTCATCCCTAGTAATGATAAAGCTAAATCGTCTTCACCAAAGCCTCAATACGTTTAACCGTTTCGACTTTACCAATCATATGCATAATATTAAACACATCTGGTCCTTGTAAGGCACCAACAAGCGCTAAACGTAATGGCATCATCACTTTTCCGAAGCCAATGTCGTTGTCAGTAATCCAGCCTTTTATATTGGCTTGAAGATTTTCTACCGTAAAATC belongs to Winogradskyella sp. J14-2 and includes:
- a CDS encoding SPFH domain-containing protein; the protein is MNFPIYLIPIVFFGLVILISSFFIVKQQTAAIVERFGRFQYIAQSGLRLKIPLVDRIAGRLSLKIQQLDVIIETKTLDDVFVRLKVSVQYRVLTQKVYDAFYKLDYPHEQITSYVFDVVRAEVPKMKLDDVFVKKDDIALAVKAELNDAMLDYGFDIIKTLVTDIDPDAQVKAAMNRINASEREKIAAQFEGDAQRILIVEKAKAEAESKRLQGQGIADQRREIARGLEESVEVLNRVGINSQEASALIVVTQHYDTLQSLGEETNSNLILLPNAPQAGSNMLNDMVASFTASNQIGEAMKNAKKKNDDE